Proteins co-encoded in one Papaver somniferum cultivar HN1 chromosome 5, ASM357369v1, whole genome shotgun sequence genomic window:
- the LOC113280673 gene encoding uncharacterized protein LOC113280673, whose translation MDKRWMQGKPRLYPDYKRGLQEFIKIKVKEHLQDFGIYKNYTLWVHHGEDYEIVSDDDDVDEEEIQGGTSNGVSELLEDVCNRATNNEYSGTQDSCENIYMFDSLLKDTFQSLYPNCKNFSKLEFVMRLMHIKIMNHMNNKSFHMILDIISAALPEGETLPETYYEAKKLLRILGLDYIVIHACRYDCALFWKENENLENCPECNESRYEILDKIWKGEKNMFMHPNSKIFQELDENYKWFSKDSRNVRLGIASDGFIPSNDLNGKPHNICPVIFVPHNFPPWRCMKEHFIFFTLLIPGPNRPGNDIDVYLRLLIDELKELWEIGVETFDADSKEVFQLHAALLWTINDFPAYGNLSGWSTHGYLACAVCNKDTRSMWLKNGRKICYMGHRRFLPRTHAWRDIGKHLFDGKTEKKSKPEELSGDDVLLYLEVVEQQDFGKAPNTKKKETS comes from the exons ATGGATAAGAGATGGATGCAAGGAAAACCTAGGTTGTATCCTGATTATAAAAGAGGTCTCCAAGAATTTATCAAGATT AAGGTTAAAGAACACTTGCAAGATTTTGGCATATACAAGAATTACACCCTATGGGTACACCATGGTGAAGATTATGAAATTGTCTCTGACGACGACGATGTGGATGAGGAAGAAATACAAGGCGGTACATCTAATGGGGTTAGTGAACTTCTTGAAGATGTGTGTAACAGAGCAACCAACAATGAATATTCAGGTACACAAGACAGTTGTGAAAACATATATATGTTTGATAGTCTCTTGAAGGATACCTTCCAGTCGTTGTATCCTAATTGCAAGAACTTTTCAAAGTTAGAGTTTGTTATGAGGTTGATGCATATCAAGATAATGAATCACATGAATAACAAGTCATTTCATATGATACTTGATATAATTAGCGCGGCATTGCCCGAAGGTGAGACACTACCAGAGACCTACTACGAGGCTAAGAAATTATTGAGGATCCTTGGACTTGATTATATAGTAATTCATGCATGCAGATATGATTGTGCACTTTTCTGGAAGGAAAATGAGAACCTTGAAAACTGTCCCGAGTGTAATGAGTCGAG ATATGAAATATTGGATAAAATATGGAAAGGGGAGAAAAATATGTTTATGCatccaaattctaaaattttTCAAGAGCTCGACGAGAATTATAAGTGGTTTTCCAAAGATTCACGTAATGTCCGACTTGGAATTGCAAGCGATGGGTTTATTCCATCTAATGACCTCAATGGAAAACCACACAATATTTGTCCTGTAATTTTTGTTCCGCATAATTTTCCACCTTGGAGATGTATGAAAGAGCACTTCATATTTTTCACTCTACTAATACCAGGACCTAACCGTCCCGGGAATGATATCGACGTTTATCTAAGGCTGCTGATAGATGAATTAAAAGAGTTATGGGAAATTGGTGTGGAGACTTTTGATGCAGATTCAAAGGAAGTATTTCAGCTTCATGCCGCATTGTTATGGACGATTAATGACTTCCCTGCATATGGAAACTTATCTGGATGGAGTACTCATGGGTATCTAGCTTGCGCTGTTTGTAATAAAGATACACGTTCGATGTGGTTGAAGAATGGACGGAAGATATGTTACATGGGTCATCGTCGTTTTTTGCCACGAACTCATGCTTGGAGAGACATAGGAaaacatttatttgatggaaaaaccGAAAAAAAGTCAAAGCCAGAGGAGTTGTCTGGAGATGATGTGTTATTGTATCTAGAAGTCGTCGAGCAGCAAGATTTTGGGAAGgcaccaaataccaaaaaaaaggaAACGTCATGA
- the LOC113278532 gene encoding uncharacterized protein LOC113278532: MPCFYEAMRIAREKLEENFSQDDSTWAVIKAIFDKRWKNNFNHALHCAAYYLNPSIFYKVPAHLMDNDLKYIEIKRGLHTAMQRLIPNEEDLEKATTELRDYSDANGILGTPVCKKRRYKDQPHDWWITYGGINTPNLQKFAIRVLSLTCSASPCERNWSTFQNLHSKKRNRIKQQKLNDSVFIQYNKKLERRYKEISQYNDDPKAHDPIFLDERDDNDEWLALENLDDLVVQGDNVILDDLQDIVGEKGMPVVGKSACISRRKSTYPTDSEYSGYDTDDLMLDSNYGLLGGDDGATEDYDIYDESNDFD, from the exons ATGCCTTGTTTTTATGAAGCAATGAGGATAGCAAGGGAGAAACTCgaggagaatttcagtcaagatgatagTACTTGGGCTGTAATTAAGGCTATCTTTGAtaaaagatggaagaataactTCAATCATGCTCTACATTGTGCTGCATATTATTTAAATCCTTCCATATTCTACAAAGTCCCTGCTCATCTAATGGATAATGATCTTAAGTACATAGAAATCAAAAGGGGACTTCATACAGCAATGCAAAGGCTTATTCCCAATGAAGAAGATCTTGAGAAAGCTACAACTGAATTGAGAGACTACAGTGATGCTAACGGGATCTTGGGAACTCCGGTTTGCAAAAAaagaagatataaagatcaacCTC ATGATTGGTGGATTACATATGGAGGAATCAATACCCCAAACCTACAAAAATTTGCAATAAGGGTATTGAGTCTTACTTGTTCTGCTTCCCCGTGTGAGCGAAACTGGAGCACATTTCAGAAT TTGCATTCAAAGAAGCGAAATCGCATAAAGCAACAAAAATTGAATGATAGCGTCTTTATTCAATACAACAAGAAATTGGAACGTCGATACAAAGAAATCAGTCAATATAATGATGATCCGAAAGCTCATGATCCCATTTTTCTGGATGAGCGTGATGACAATGATGAATGGTTGGCTTTAGAGAATTTGGATGACTTGGTTGTACAAGGAGATAATGTTATtttggatgatttgcaagatattGTTGGTGAAAAAGGTATGCCAGTTGTTGGTAAAAGTGCTTGTATCTCCCGACGCAAATCTACTTATCCAACTGACTCTGAATATAGTGGATATGATACTGATGACTTGATGTTGGACTCTAATTATGGACTACTTGGTGGAGATGATGGAGCTACGGAAGATTATGATATCTATGATGAATcgaatgattttgattaa
- the LOC113280674 gene encoding uncharacterized protein LOC113280674 — MNKVSLVYSVKRTKKSHRDNIDLAYQRANNLNEGSDADTDVEEQEVEIDGNMGSRGASAGVGASQLVSQNQTKRKRISQSNSRGPIDLYMKTDHQKTQQATLERDSTVKEKLMKTAWKCISAWMTENSVSFNTVRCPSFKEMIYAIGDYGKAMPPPSYHQIRTNLFKDRLVEMKKFVDTFREHWKRFGCSIMFDGWTDGKKRHLINFLVNCPKGTVFLKSVDASNRTNDADFIRGLVKEVINDVGEENIVQFITDNGSNFKKAGKDLMLEYPNMFWTPCGAHCVQLMLEELGYKLPRIKTAVILGKRLVTYIYAHFQVLSLMREMIGGELHRSTKTRFATQYYTLESLAKYKTHLQIMFVNDKWLKMRFAKETMGINSAKAFG; from the exons ATGAACAAAGTTAGTCTGGTGTATTCTGTAAAGAGGACCAAAAAATCTCATAGGGATAACATTGATTTGGCGTATCAGCGTGCAAACAACTTAAATGAAGGCTCTGATGCTGATACCGATGttgaagaacaagaagttgaAATTGATGGCAATATGGGCAGTCGTGGTGCTAGTGCTGGTGTGGGTGCTAGTCAACTAGTTTCTCAGAATCAGACAAAGAGAAAGAGGATAAGCCAAAGTAATAGTAGAGGTCCAATTGATTTATATATGAAGACAGACCACCAAAAAACTCAACAGGCCACTCTTGAAAGAGACTCAACTGTGAAAGAGAAGTTAATGAAGACTGCATGGAAATGCATTTCAGCTTGGATGACTGAGAATTCAGTATCATTTAACACTGTTCGTTGCCCAAGTTTCAAAGAAATGATATATGCAATAGGCGACTATGGGAAAG CTATGCCCCCACCATCTTACCATCAGATTCGTACGAATCTTTTCAAGGACCGGTTAGTAGAAATGAAGAAATTTGTTGATACATTTAGGGAACATTGGAAGAGGTTTGGATGTTCTATCATGTTTGATGGCTGGACAGATGGGAAAAAGCGACATCTTATTAACTTTTTGGTGAATTGTCCGAAAGGGACAGTTTTTTTGAAGTCTGTGGATGCGTCAAACAGAACCAATGATGCTGATTTTATACGTGGGCTTGTAAAGGAGGTAATTAACGATGTTGGGGAAGAAAATATAGTTCAGTTCATTACCGATAATGGTTCAAATTTTAAAAAGGCAGGGAAAGATTTAATGCTTGAATACCCAAATATGTTTTGGACTCCTTGTGGTGCTCATTGTGTTCAGTTGATGCTAGAAGAACTTGGTTACAAGCTTCCACGAATCAAGACAGCCGTCATTCTAGGTAAGAGACTCGTTACATATATTTATGCTCATTTTCAAGTATTAAGCTTAATGAGGGAAATGATCGGTGGTGAATTACATAGGTCTACAAAGACTAGATTTGCAACTCAGTACTACACACTAGAAAGTCTTGCAAAGTATAAAACCcatttgcaaataatgtttgtgaatgataagtGGTTGAAAATGAGGTTTGCAAAAGAAACTATGGGAATTAAT AGTGCTAAAGCCTTTGGTTAA